A DNA window from Trichosurus vulpecula isolate mTriVul1 chromosome 2, mTriVul1.pri, whole genome shotgun sequence contains the following coding sequences:
- the RPL24 gene encoding 60S ribosomal protein L24 yields the protein MKVELCSFSGYKIYPGHGRRYARTDGKVFQFLNAKCESAFLSKRNPRQINWTVLYRRKHKKGQSEEIQKKRTRRAVKFQRAITGASLADIMAKRNQKPEVRKAQREQAIRAAKEAKKAKQATKKTAASAAKAPTKAAPKQKIVKPVKVSAPRVGGKR from the exons AGCTTCAGCGGGTACAAGATCTACCCGGGTCACGGGAGGCGCTACGCCCGCACGGACGGGAAG GTTTTCCAATTTTTGAATGCAAAATGCGAGTCTGCATTCCTTTCAAAGAGGAACCCCCGGCAGATCAATTGGACTGTCCTGTATAGAAGAAAGCACAAGAAGGGACAGTCG GAAGAGATTCAAAAGAAAAGGACACGCCGGGCTGTCAAATTCCAGAGGGCTATCACTGGGGCTTCTCTTGCTGATATAATGGCCAAGAGGAACCAGAAACCTGAAGTTAGAAAGGCCCAACGAGAACAAGCCATCAG GGCTgccaaggaagcaaaaaaagctAAACAAGCAACAAAGAAGACAGCTGCATCTGCTGCTAAG GCTCCTACAAAGGCAGCACCTAAACAAAAAATTGTGAAGCCTGTCAAAGTTTCTGCGCCCCGAGTTGGTGGAAAACGTTAA